Part of the Sulfurimonas denitrificans DSM 1251 genome is shown below.
CCGTTGCAGAGTCTAAGCGGAACTGCGTCAAGTGCATAAATTATCTCGGAAGGAACTTGAATACACATTGTCCCGACTTTTGCTTTGTCGCTATGAAGAGACTCATGTTTGCAGTGTACTCTCTCATAGAGGTCGTAAAAATACTCCATTGCACGAGGAGGCTCTTTATAATCATGTTTTATTTTTTCCAGCACTGCGGATGCTTCCATCGCTTTATGGCGATTTAGTCTCTCTTTTGGTGTCTCAATTTTATGTTCAGTCATTTTTTTTCTCCAACCTATCCATCTCCATTCTTTTTGCAAAGCCGCCTTTTGTCGATGTGAAGAGTTTCATATTTAAAATATCTACATGCAGAGCGTCATCCTCAGGACATGCGGCTACACACTTCATGCAAAAGATGCAGTCGTCTCTTAGGATGTTTGTACTTTTGACATCATCGGCGATATCTTTTATCTGCATATCGCAGACATTGTAGCAGTCACCGCATTTTGTGCATTTGTCGCCGTCTTTTTTCAGTTTTAAAAGTGCCGCATCGCTAAAAATATAGTGCATGGCACTCATAGGGCAGAAAAAGCAGAAAAATCTCTTTTTTATAAATGAGCCAACAACAAACAATCCTGTAAAAATAAGACCTAAAGAGGTTAGTATCATTGCTGTTTTTGTAGAAAAATCAAGACTCCACTGAGAGACATCGCCAACAAAAAGAGGTGTTATCATTCTACCTGGGCAGATTTCACAAAATGCGGTTCTCCACTCCCCACCTAAAATCCCCATGCCCACGCCAATAGGTGCAAAAATCACCAAAGCAAGCATTAGATATTTTATTTTTTTGAGCTTATCAAACTGAGGCTGTGTATAGGTGCTAAATCTAATGCCCATCTTTTTTCTCAAACCAGTCAGCCAATCCTGCATAGTTCCAAGCGGGCATGCATAGCCGCACCACGCTTTATTAAAGACGATAAACCAGAGTAAAAAAGTTACAAAACCAATCAAAACAGAGATACTTGCCACACTAAAGAGCACATCCAGAGGACGTGCAAGTTGATGTTGAAGCGGCAGAAAGTAACACATTCCGCCCACCTCTTTGTCATATCCGCAAGAAAATACAGGAATGCTATTTCCTAAGTTGATAGCAAAGTATCCGCCGTAAATAAAGAGCACAAAAAAGAAGAGCTGCAACCAAAAGCGAAATCTTCTGATATCTGCCTTATTTATAAAATCTTTAATTTTCTTCATCAAAACGCACCTCTTTAAAGGGTTTTTCTCGTCTTGCTCTGTATAAGTAAATTGCAAAGCCAGAAAGTATTATAGTTAGCATGGTCGCTGATAAACCATAAGCGTAAGAGCTATATTGTGAACTATTTGGATAGTAAAAAGAGGGATAAGTTGCGCTGTATCTTACTTTTTCGTACTTTGTGCCGTTAATGTCTCCCTGTGTATCTCTCATGTAAGATGCAGTTAACAAAAACTCGTTTTTATATCTCTTGTTAAATTCATTCCACGTAGGAAAATAGTCCTCTATTAGCGTAAAAGTTGCAACTCCATCTTTGTCAGTTTTGAGAGTTTTTGACCAGAGAGTTTTCGTACTTAGCGTTACATCTGCTCCCTCAATAGCCTCTCCATCAAGCAGAACTTGAACTCTTATGTTCTCGCCTGAGTAGAGATTGTGATAAAAAGTCTCATCATCTTCTCGTAACCTTAAAATATCAAAAGGGGTCTCTTTTATAGAGTGAGCCGACATTTTTTCTTTGTCGTAAATGGCATCGTTACTGTGGTTAAACCTCATAATCTCATACTTTGCGGTCTTTACATGTAATGTGCCCTCATGAATTTTTTTATCTATATAAAAAAGGTTGTAGTAGCCATTGTTTGGCATTGCAAAACTAACAGAGCTGCATCCCTCTTTCTTTGAAGCACTTATTTTTGTTTTGTTTAGGTCTGCATCAAGGAGATAAAGCTCAGCATCTATAACGCCCAAACAGCTCTTGTTGCCACTAGTATCTTCAAAAACTGGCCATATCTCTTTTGTTGGGATTCTGCTTCTTCCTCCGCCATGATTATGTTCATTGCCATGTTTTTTACCTGCAAAAGGGTTTGTATCTGAGATATATATGGTATCTTTTGGTGTTGCTATGTTTGAATTAGTGCTACTCTTTTCTTCAAAATCTTCTAACGCATTTTTATAGGCATCTTCAAATGAAACTATCTCTCCGCCGTTTGCTTTTACAAAATTTATAGCATCTGTTTTATCACTAAAAGCGAACTTACTGCTCTTTGACATGATGCCCTTTATCTTGCTTCCTAAAACATAATACGCCTCTTTTGCATTTATGAATTTTAAGCTCTTAGCATCAACTGCTTGAAAATCTTTTAATTCTCTTTTATTAATTGAGCACTCTTGCGCTAAACAGTGCATGGAGCAAAACTGTTTTATCTCATTATTAGCCTTAGCCGCGTGATTTACTTTATAGGAGTTTGTCAAACTCATGTTACATGTAGCGCAGCTATTTTTCTCTTTTGCAGTTTGCAGCAGTATTGCTTTATCTGTGCTAACGCTTTGAAAAAGTTTTCCACCTCCGCCATGACTTTCATGAGTAGAAGTTGCTTTGCCGTAGGTTTTAAAGATATAACCCGTGTACATGTTAATGCCCAAAAAGAAGATAATTAAAGAAGCTGCAAAAGGAAAAGCAACTATTTTTCTTACTCTGCTTGCATCAAGAAGCTTTACTCTTTTGTAAAGAATGATTAAAGCCCAGACTATAGCAACCCATTTTAGTAAGCCAAACATATGCAACCAACCATCGCCTCTGTTTGCTAAAGGTGCAACATCAAGCGAGAATCCAAAACCATAAGCAAACCCCTCTACTATATGCTCATAACCTTTTAAAAAGAATGTTTCAAGTGAATGGGCAATCGAACCTAAAATAAACAGAGGAGCATAAGAGTAACCTAAATCGTAAAAAACAGTATTAAAATCTTTTTTGAGTATTTTTGATGCAATAAACATCCCAATAACTGCGGCTAAAATAGTAAAGATAAGAGCATAAACAAATGCAAACAAGCCGATGGTGTCTATTGAGCCGAAATCTATGTAATTTTTAAGATACTCTGCAGTTTTTGCCCATATCATGTCTCCTGCCGCATTGCTTCTTCCGATGCCATGATGAAATGACATGGTAATAGATATGGAAGCTAGGATAAGAATAAATGCCCAAACTTCCGCATTTAAAACTTGAAACTTTGAAAACAGAGAAAAAGATGGTTTTTTAACTTTAAAACTAACAGCTTCACATGCACTGCTGCAATCCATACAAAGAGTACAATCCGTCATAGAGTTTCTGCTATCAAACGTAAAAGGTTTTAGGTTATATGGACATGCCGTCGCACACTCAAAAGTTCTACAATCGTTACAAGCACTTTTGTATGTACCAAGCCATGTAAATGAGAGTTTTGAGTAGGCACGAGTTAGCGTTCCGACAGGGCAGATATATTTACAGTAGCTCATATCTTTGTATATAAAATAGATTACAAACGCAATAATTGTCATTACAGTAAATAAAATTGCCGTACCTTGCGCGGTTCTAAAAAGATTAGGGAACATGTAATATACTCCCCACCATCCAAAAACAAGCAGCAATACACCTATATATCTATTTTGCATCCATTTTGGCATAGTTTTTTTAAGCCCGTATTTTGTGATATATTTTCCCATAAAGCCATGAGGGCAGATGCCACAAAATATTCGCCCAAAAGTCGGAAGCGACACAACCATAAACAAAGACCAAAAAATACCCCAAAAAACAGCGGTTGTAAATGTATTATCTTTGAGTGTATGTGCAAAACCAAAATAAAGAGCATAGACAAAGAGCAGTGAGACTGCTATTTTTAACGAGAGTAAAAACTTCTGATTTTTAAATAAAAACCCTAGTATAGGTTTAGCATAAATATCATTTTTATCCCGCTTTATAAAATTTACCATTTTCGTCCTTCGTTAAAGTATTAAAATACCATTGAGCACCAAAATACCCACTATTATGAGTAAAAGCGCCGCTGCACGTTCTATAAAAAGTTTATAAAAGGAGAACTGAGCCATAAATCCCTTAATAACTTTTGATACTATGAAACCATAAAATAGTATTGAGAACATAACGGCACCTAGCCCGAAAAAGAGTCCCAACCCTATTGTGTTGTAAATATTGCTGCTGTTTGCAGCTACTGCTAAGAGTGCCATTATCGGGGCACATGGGTTTATAGACATTGTCGCACCGATAGTAAAAAAACCAAATTTATTTAGTTTAGGTTTCTTTATTAGCGATGTTGTGTGTCCACATAAATATGACGGTTTAAAACTTTTATATAGCAAATAAGCTCCCATTCCCATGGTGCTTATTCCAAGTATTAAACCAAATAGACTATTATCATTAAGTATCTCTTTTATCCAAGCAGAGCTCAAATATGCGATTATGGCTATAAATGTATAGCTAAATATCCTGCCCAAACTAAAAGGCAAGATGATTCCAAGAGCCTCTTTTGTAGAGTTTGAATTACTCACAAGCAAAGGGCTAAGAAACGGCATACACGAGAACATACATGCTGTTGCTCCATAAGAGAGACCTATGATAAAAATCGAAAAAAAAGCAGTTGGTTCCATAACTACTCTCTTCTTTATTGTTCTTTTTTTGTGATTATTCCAAGATTAGTAAAATTCTTCTCTTTTAGGGCATCAAGAATAACTACAAAAAAGTCAAACTTCACATCTTTGTCACAATTTATATAAATTGGCATAGTGGTTTCATACTTAGAGAGCTCAGCTTCTACATTTTGCACAAGAACAGCTGTTTTATCAAATAAAATATCCCCGTTTTGCTTGATTGTGATAGTTAAGTTTTTTTTATTATCCTCTTTTATGGTGCTCTTTGAATTAGGCAAATCAACAGGAATAAGACCCTTTGCTACAAAAGTTGCGGTTGTTAAAACGATAACTAAAAGCACAAGCATAATATCAATAAAAGGAACTACGTTAATTGAGTCAAACTTTTTGATTTGCATATTTTTCCTTTTCATTTATATCCCAAAGAGCTAAAACAACCTCTATTCTTCTAGCTAAATGGTTATAAAACACTGTAGCGGGGATAGCTACTAAGAGACCCATTGCAGTAGCTTTTAGCGCAAGAGCCAAAGATGTCATAATGATTTTTGCATCCAAATTATCACTTTGCCCCATTGCATAAAAGGTGATAATTATGCCAAATACTGTTCCAAGAAGACCGATATATGGTGCATTAGAACCAAATGTTGAGATAATGTTAATGTTATTGGTAAGAGCAATTTCCAGCTCCTCTTTAGTCTTAAAATTACGAACATCTATCCCTTTGTAAAATAGAATTCTCTCAATCCAAAACCAAAAAGCAATAAAACTCATAACTCCAAGAAGACCTATAATTCCATAATCAACAATATTTTTAAGTAGTTCTATGTTCATATATCTGCCTTGTATTTATATTAAAATTTAACCGACAACCCTGCCGTATATACTCTGCCTTGATTTACTGTAATTGATAAATCTTCGGCATTAAAAACGCCGTCTTCGTTTCTGTCGCCGCTTGATCTTGCAGTATTGTAATAACTTTTGTCAAGAACATTGTCTATTCTTGCAAATAGGCTGTACTCATAATCGCCTATTTTATTATTATAGTTTGCAAGTAGATTTAGAGTTGCCTGACCAGGTATTTTTATCTGATTTAAGTCATCCGCATAATATGCTGATTTTGCATTGATTTCAGTTGATAGTTTTAAATTTTTCATTGGTAAATAGTCTAAAATAAGATTTACCTGATGTTTTGAAGTTCTAGGAATTTGATTGCCTGTTACATTGAAAAATGTAAGGTTTGAGAGGTAAGCACTACCATCTAAATCAATTCCAAAGTTATCATATTTTGTATAATATGCATCAAGATATGTATACGCAAGATTAAATAATAATTTCTCCGTTGCTTTACCTTCGGCAGATAGTTCTAAGCCTCTATGTTTAGCACCTCCGACATTATCCCACATGTCATTGTTGGTGTTGTTTGTTGAACCATAATTTCCAGATGTTTTCATGATAAAATCTTCTCTATCGATTTGGAAAATTGCGGCTTCGTAATTGATTTTATTAAAGCTAGTTCTAACTCCTATCTCATAGTTATAAGATTTTTCAGGCTTTAAATCAGGATTGTTTTGAGTATATCCCCAACTGCTTGTACTTCCAGCATATAACTGAGCGACAGTTGGCGCTCTAAAGCCTGTAGAGAAGTTTGCAAAGATATCAAAATTATCACTTACTCTATAGTTGGAACCTATTCTGTATGAGTAAATTTTGAAATCTTCTTTATAACTGTTGCTGCGGTAATCTTCATAATCGAGTTTAATCAAATCGTATCTCAAGTTTGCAGTAGCACTTAAGTTTTGAGAAAGCTGATGTTTATACTCACCATAAATAGCATAAACATTTTCATCTGTTGTATCATCACTCTTTTTATCACCTGCTAGATAATAATTAGGGATTACTGTTCTAATACCGCGCGGATATGAGACAAGTGCCTGATTTACTCTATATGTAGATTTGTTTTCATACGTGTTAGCTCTTAAATCTAAGCCTAAAAGCGCTGCAAACTGGTTTGAAGAGGTGCGATATTCACTCTTTATACCTCTTTGTATTTGTGCATAATCATTATTGTAAGTATAATCTTTATCATCTAAAGAAGGGTTTGAGATTCCGCTACTATCTTGTGTTTGAGGTGATGACAAATATAGGGTGTCATCTGTATAAACATATCCATTTAGAAGTAAGTTCGAGTTTGAATCAAAATCTTTTGAGTAGGTAAGAAAGAGTTTTAAAAGAGTTACATCGTAATTTCTCGTATAGTCTCTGCTATCTTGGTCGCCATCATAAATTGATTTAGGATTTGTTCTAGCTGCACTCTCTCCACCTACGGTTCCGTGGGTATCTTTTTCTCTATCTGAATACTCAAACCCAAATGTAACATCAGATGTGTCATCTATGTAGTACTGTAGCTTGCCATTTAAATATTTTGCCACACTCGCCGAATCTTGCCAATAACCATCACTCTCTTTTTGGCTAGCTTGTAGATGGAAACTTAAATTATCGCTTGCATAGCCACTTCTAGCTAGTAGCTTTTGATATCCAAAACTTCCAAATTCAACAGCACCAAAATTGTTATTATACTTAGCGCCTCTTTTTGTAGTAATAATTACAGCACCTGAGAGAGCATCATCTCCAAAAAGATAAGAAGCTCCACCTTTTATGACTTTTATACTCTCGATATTGTCAAGATCGATGTTGACGCTTCCTGTTCTCTCAAAAACAGGCACACCATCAATCACTATCGCAACACCTGGCTTTTCACCCATATACATCTGATTTTCAACACCACGTAAGTGAATTTTTACTGTATCTCCTGATTTTACCTCTGTTGTAACACCAGGAATTGATTGTAAAATCTGCTGTATATTTTCAGTGTGTGCCATATCAACACTTTCACCGCTTATCGTAGCAGTATTTGAAACCTCTGTTTTTTTTGTATCAAATTTACTATCAATAGTTGATGACTCAACTTTGATGGTTCCTAAATCTGATGCAGCGACATTAATAGCTAACGCACAAACTATTGAGAAATAGATTTTTTTATTCATTATTTAACCTTCACTTAAGATATTGACCTAAATTCTAAGATGAAGTATAATAATTAATTGTTAATTTTATGTTAATTTTTAATTATAAGATAACTTTAATAAAAAGAGGACTGCTCTATTAAGTTAGAATGGTTGTTTTCTTCAGTGATAGTTTAAAACAGAGTAGGTGTTACAAGAGTGTTTAGTGCTTTAAGCTTATAACTTTTTCTATGAATTTCGCAGTATCCATACTTTTTAATCATCTCTACATGTAGAGCAGTTCCATAACCCTTATGCTTTTGAAATTGATACTGTGGATATTTTTTAGCGTCATTGATAATATTTCTATCATGTGTTACTTTGGCTAAAATTGAAGCAGCACTAACCTCTGGAATTTTACCATCAGCTTTTATCATAGTAGGAAGGTTGTTTATACCAAAGTTTGTATTTCCATCAAATAGGTACTCCTTACATGTAAGATTTTTCATAATCTCAAGAAGAGCTTTTTTCATACATATAGAGATGCCGTTATCATCTATCTCTTTAGCGCTAAACTTAACTATATGGTAAGAAGAATTTTTGATAATTATCTCATAAAGAGCTTCTCTTTTTTTTTCGTTTAGCTTTTTAGAGTCGTTTAAACCATCTACATGTGAGTTTAAAATACATCCAGCAACCACTAAATCTCCAGCAATTGGTCCACGCCCAGCTTCGTCAATTCCACATAAGTTAAGAGTCATCTTGCAGCTTTGACCTCTTTGGAATATATACTTCAAAAATAGCACCCTTTTCATAGTTACGTGCTAAAATTTCTCCACCATGATCTTGCATGATTCTTTTTGCAACATTGAGTCCTATCCCAATACCACCCTCTACTTTAGTGCTTTGAAAAGGATTAAAGATATGAGGCATTATCCCCTCATCTATACCGCCTCCATTATCTTTAAAGCTAACTACAACATACTCATCGTCATCTCTTAGCGAGATGTTTAGCTCTCTTGCATCAAAAGGTTGATTTAATTTAAGTGCATCAAGCGCATTATTTATGATGATAATAAAAACCTGCTCTATTCTCTGTTTTTGAATAGGGGCTATAAAGCTATATCTATTTTTATCCATGCTAATTTTAAAAGGGCTGTTTTGCACGCTGATATAAGATGCTTTTGTATAGGATAGTATAAGCGCTGTAATAAGAGATGAATAGACATTACTCTCTTGTGCCATCCCTTTTGCCTGTGATGCCATCTCTCTCATGGATTCTACTATGGAAGAGATTCTATTAACACCCTCAAGTATCACTTTGCTATCTTCTTGAAGATAGTTTTTTTGTTTTATCTCATCATCTAAATCTTTAATATCATGCATCATAAGTTCAAGATTACCTTTTATGTAAGTAAGTGGAGTATTTATTTCATGAGTAATTCCCGCTGCCATCTTGCCAATAATAGAAAATCTCTCCTCTAAAAGCCTCTCTTTTTCCCGCTCTTGCTTGAGCTGAATATTTTTTTCAATTTCCTCTTTTACTCTTTTTTTAAGGAGCTCTTTTTTTGCATAAAGTTCTGTTATGTCTTGTTTTAATGATATACATTCAACTATCTCGTCATTTTCATCTAAAATAGGGGCGATTACACTACTTTCGTAGTAAGAGTCGCCATTTTTTCTTCTATTTTTTATATGACCTCGCCATATTTTTTTATCTCTTAATGTTGAGTAAATCTCTTCATAAAACTCTTTTGAGTTATCTGGATGGCTGATAATAGTATGATTTTTTCCTAAAAGTTCATCTTTTGAATATCCAGACATGTCACAAAAAGGATTATTTA
Proteins encoded:
- a CDS encoding 4Fe-4S binding protein, with the translated sequence MKKIKDFINKADIRRFRFWLQLFFFVLFIYGGYFAINLGNSIPVFSCGYDKEVGGMCYFLPLQHQLARPLDVLFSVASISVLIGFVTFLLWFIVFNKAWCGYACPLGTMQDWLTGLRKKMGIRFSTYTQPQFDKLKKIKYLMLALVIFAPIGVGMGILGGEWRTAFCEICPGRMITPLFVGDVSQWSLDFSTKTAMILTSLGLIFTGLFVVGSFIKKRFFCFFCPMSAMHYIFSDAALLKLKKDGDKCTKCGDCYNVCDMQIKDIADDVKSTNILRDDCIFCMKCVAACPEDDALHVDILNMKLFTSTKGGFAKRMEMDRLEKKND
- a CDS encoding nitrous oxide reductase accessory protein NosL; this translates as MVNFIKRDKNDIYAKPILGFLFKNQKFLLSLKIAVSLLFVYALYFGFAHTLKDNTFTTAVFWGIFWSLFMVVSLPTFGRIFCGICPHGFMGKYITKYGLKKTMPKWMQNRYIGVLLLVFGWWGVYYMFPNLFRTAQGTAILFTVMTIIAFVIYFIYKDMSYCKYICPVGTLTRAYSKLSFTWLGTYKSACNDCRTFECATACPYNLKPFTFDSRNSMTDCTLCMDCSSACEAVSFKVKKPSFSLFSKFQVLNAEVWAFILILASISITMSFHHGIGRSNAAGDMIWAKTAEYLKNYIDFGSIDTIGLFAFVYALIFTILAAVIGMFIASKILKKDFNTVFYDLGYSYAPLFILGSIAHSLETFFLKGYEHIVEGFAYGFGFSLDVAPLANRGDGWLHMFGLLKWVAIVWALIILYKRVKLLDASRVRKIVAFPFAASLIIFFLGINMYTGYIFKTYGKATSTHESHGGGGKLFQSVSTDKAILLQTAKEKNSCATCNMSLTNSYKVNHAAKANNEIKQFCSMHCLAQECSINKRELKDFQAVDAKSLKFINAKEAYYVLGSKIKGIMSKSSKFAFSDKTDAINFVKANGGEIVSFEDAYKNALEDFEEKSSTNSNIATPKDTIYISDTNPFAGKKHGNEHNHGGGRSRIPTKEIWPVFEDTSGNKSCLGVIDAELYLLDADLNKTKISASKKEGCSSVSFAMPNNGYYNLFYIDKKIHEGTLHVKTAKYEIMRFNHSNDAIYDKEKMSAHSIKETPFDILRLREDDETFYHNLYSGENIRVQVLLDGEAIEGADVTLSTKTLWSKTLKTDKDGVATFTLIEDYFPTWNEFNKRYKNEFLLTASYMRDTQGDINGTKYEKVRYSATYPSFYYPNSSQYSSYAYGLSATMLTIILSGFAIYLYRARREKPFKEVRFDEEN
- a CDS encoding sulfite exporter TauE/SafE family protein gives rise to the protein MEPTAFFSIFIIGLSYGATACMFSCMPFLSPLLVSNSNSTKEALGIILPFSLGRIFSYTFIAIIAYLSSAWIKEILNDNSLFGLILGISTMGMGAYLLYKSFKPSYLCGHTTSLIKKPKLNKFGFFTIGATMSINPCAPIMALLAVAANSSNIYNTIGLGLFFGLGAVMFSILFYGFIVSKVIKGFMAQFSFYKLFIERAAALLLIIVGILVLNGILIL
- a CDS encoding ExbD/TolR family protein, translated to MQIKKFDSINVVPFIDIMLVLLVIVLTTATFVAKGLIPVDLPNSKSTIKEDNKKNLTITIKQNGDILFDKTAVLVQNVEAELSKYETTMPIYINCDKDVKFDFFVVILDALKEKNFTNLGIITKKEQ
- the exbB gene encoding TonB-system energizer ExbB: MNIELLKNIVDYGIIGLLGVMSFIAFWFWIERILFYKGIDVRNFKTKEELEIALTNNINIISTFGSNAPYIGLLGTVFGIIITFYAMGQSDNLDAKIIMTSLALALKATAMGLLVAIPATVFYNHLARRIEVVLALWDINEKEKYANQKV
- a CDS encoding TonB-dependent receptor, giving the protein MNKKIYFSIVCALAINVAASDLGTIKVESSTIDSKFDTKKTEVSNTATISGESVDMAHTENIQQILQSIPGVTTEVKSGDTVKIHLRGVENQMYMGEKPGVAIVIDGVPVFERTGSVNIDLDNIESIKVIKGGASYLFGDDALSGAVIITTKRGAKYNNNFGAVEFGSFGYQKLLARSGYASDNLSFHLQASQKESDGYWQDSASVAKYLNGKLQYYIDDTSDVTFGFEYSDREKDTHGTVGGESAARTNPKSIYDGDQDSRDYTRNYDVTLLKLFLTYSKDFDSNSNLLLNGYVYTDDTLYLSSPQTQDSSGISNPSLDDKDYTYNNDYAQIQRGIKSEYRTSSNQFAALLGLDLRANTYENKSTYRVNQALVSYPRGIRTVIPNYYLAGDKKSDDTTDENVYAIYGEYKHQLSQNLSATANLRYDLIKLDYEDYRSNSYKEDFKIYSYRIGSNYRVSDNFDIFANFSTGFRAPTVAQLYAGSTSSWGYTQNNPDLKPEKSYNYEIGVRTSFNKINYEAAIFQIDREDFIMKTSGNYGSTNNTNNDMWDNVGGAKHRGLELSAEGKATEKLLFNLAYTYLDAYYTKYDNFGIDLDGSAYLSNLTFFNVTGNQIPRTSKHQVNLILDYLPMKNLKLSTEINAKSAYYADDLNQIKIPGQATLNLLANYNNKIGDYEYSLFARIDNVLDKSYYNTARSSGDRNEDGVFNAEDLSITVNQGRVYTAGLSVKF
- a CDS encoding ribonuclease HII; this translates as MTLNLCGIDEAGRGPIAGDLVVAGCILNSHVDGLNDSKKLNEKKREALYEIIIKNSSYHIVKFSAKEIDDNGISICMKKALLEIMKNLTCKEYLFDGNTNFGINNLPTMIKADGKIPEVSAASILAKVTHDRNIINDAKKYPQYQFQKHKGYGTALHVEMIKKYGYCEIHRKSYKLKALNTLVTPTLF
- a CDS encoding ATP-binding response regulator; translated protein: MVSNDISILFVEDDKEVRAQISDFLTSNMFKDVYVANNGKDGLLKYNIHKPDIVLSDLNMPIMDGLEMSRAIKALDENTPILLITSNFEKNVTEAAVDIGIEGCLFKPLSLNRVEKILTKYIEKIMFQREFKNKQKLLEQYKSIIDISSSVTKTDINGIITYVNNPFCDMSGYSKDELLGKNHTIISHPDNSKEFYEEIYSTLRDKKIWRGHIKNRRKNGDSYYESSVIAPILDENDEIVECISLKQDITELYAKKELLKKRVKEEIEKNIQLKQEREKERLLEERFSIIGKMAAGITHEINTPLTYIKGNLELMMHDIKDLDDEIKQKNYLQEDSKVILEGVNRISSIVESMREMASQAKGMAQESNVYSSLITALILSYTKASYISVQNSPFKISMDKNRYSFIAPIQKQRIEQVFIIIINNALDALKLNQPFDARELNISLRDDDEYVVVSFKDNGGGIDEGIMPHIFNPFQSTKVEGGIGIGLNVAKRIMQDHGGEILARNYEKGAIFEVYIPKRSKLQDDS